In Xylanibacter ruminicola 23, a single genomic region encodes these proteins:
- a CDS encoding DNA-binding protein codes for MSQKFIKLKNNNRANAKAYGKYFATAVYDNHFVGTDEIADFIQRQASVKKSDIKAVLQELGEAMKHFFEMGQKIKLEGIGILKVGFSSIGVAKADECSASTITTRRILFQPETERVVVGQQKRTDGTVKQKYVTAISLLKDVVFEETHDNSMNTESESPSTGNGGGNTGGSGNTSGGNTGGGGNSSHEPIGD; via the coding sequence ATGAGTCAGAAGTTTATTAAACTTAAGAACAACAACCGCGCCAATGCGAAGGCTTACGGTAAGTATTTTGCCACTGCAGTTTACGACAACCATTTTGTGGGTACCGACGAGATTGCTGATTTTATCCAGCGTCAGGCCTCGGTTAAGAAGAGCGATATCAAGGCTGTGCTGCAGGAGCTGGGCGAGGCCATGAAGCATTTCTTTGAGATGGGACAGAAGATTAAGCTGGAGGGCATCGGTATCCTGAAGGTTGGTTTCTCGAGCATCGGTGTGGCAAAGGCTGATGAGTGTTCGGCTTCAACCATCACTACACGTCGCATCCTGTTCCAGCCTGAGACAGAGCGTGTTGTGGTTGGTCAGCAGAAGCGCACGGATGGCACCGTTAAGCAGAAGTATGTTACGGCCATCTCCCTGCTGAAGGATGTGGTGTTCGAGGAGACACATGATAACTCCATGAACACCGAGAGCGAATCACCATCTACTGGTAATGGCGGTGGCAATACCGGTGGCAGCGGTAATACCTCAGGTGGTAATACCGGTGGAGGCGGTAACTCAAGTCACGAGCCTATTGGTGATTAA
- a CDS encoding VapE domain-containing protein → MMDINKLKVSLFANHTSYSNVLKTLNEIVHFIRYDKIVAANTVSYRKTMAAMGKKQADSYIKSQLQPAFGVAVNFSGLGHSAAQACGWTRLALCDIDHFESVEELEAAIERLSKDPHVLLMYRSIGGLGLHIIYCYEREGGKRIDDTSWQGAFIKGNEYLAAVAQHPYDKANSDFTRLSCLAGDPDVYFNEQAVPFVISDDMIVEQNCEHQEHGRPRKVYDAKSFEVKAEEAWQHIEQQLSQKQIRYEPGHHHDYILHAAYLFNRYGVPKDELVKFADVEWRDHTKKERDRAISHCYKKEALHGTWRLPGMEKPRGNVLMTLPEIRKWLSERIVCCFNILTNALLWCSRDDIAETDGDDDDDLISSLPPLTSDKWQPVDDVEINTRMYQIELDTGKRVEEKHLRAVYKSDFALKVHPIRQYMKLLPEWDGIDRVKELSDHIHAVSATPDMTDKEAQEAMHWAFHKWMVAAVGTWLDDRVMNHCIFTLVGPQGKYKTEFFRHLLPPQLQSYFMENRTNSVSQKDDRIAMQEHCVIELEEVSAFEGTELAKLKALVTADKIKERPVYGRAREEKPRLASLCASTNEQQILTDATGNRRWLCFKLSEIDSPFEWTIDYAQLYAQLQKEYYEGFKYYFSKADEKRVKQLNEPFRVISPEEQMIVIRLRKPKKNEPYQLMSSQMINLFLNYGRHNNFFSNRKIGDIMLELGYESMHKRNGNFFKVVEIPLDHQQVYIASEDFNFEFKEADDDEAAEYQQLGLPL, encoded by the coding sequence ATGATGGATATTAACAAACTAAAGGTATCACTATTTGCTAACCATACAAGCTACTCTAACGTACTTAAAACTCTAAATGAGATTGTACACTTTATACGTTACGATAAAATTGTTGCCGCCAATACCGTTAGCTATCGTAAAACAATGGCAGCGATGGGCAAAAAGCAGGCTGATAGTTATATCAAATCGCAACTGCAGCCTGCCTTTGGTGTGGCAGTAAATTTTAGTGGGTTAGGACATAGTGCGGCGCAGGCCTGTGGATGGACGAGGCTTGCCCTGTGTGATATCGATCATTTTGAGAGTGTGGAAGAATTGGAGGCCGCCATCGAGCGGCTCTCCAAGGATCCGCATGTACTGTTGATGTATCGCTCGATAGGCGGATTAGGTTTGCACATCATCTATTGTTACGAGCGCGAGGGTGGAAAACGTATCGATGATACCTCGTGGCAGGGCGCTTTTATCAAGGGTAATGAGTATCTGGCTGCCGTGGCACAGCACCCTTACGATAAGGCCAACAGCGATTTTACACGCTTGTCGTGTTTGGCTGGCGATCCCGATGTGTATTTTAACGAGCAGGCCGTACCTTTCGTTATTTCCGACGATATGATAGTGGAACAGAACTGCGAGCATCAGGAACACGGCCGTCCCCGTAAGGTTTACGATGCTAAATCGTTCGAGGTAAAAGCTGAAGAGGCGTGGCAACATATCGAGCAGCAGTTGTCGCAGAAACAGATACGCTATGAGCCTGGTCACCATCACGATTACATACTGCATGCCGCTTACCTGTTTAACCGTTACGGTGTGCCGAAAGACGAGCTTGTGAAGTTTGCCGATGTAGAGTGGCGCGACCACACAAAGAAAGAGCGCGACAGGGCCATCAGTCATTGCTATAAAAAGGAAGCACTGCATGGCACCTGGCGCCTGCCCGGGATGGAGAAACCACGCGGTAACGTACTGATGACACTGCCCGAAATAAGAAAATGGCTATCCGAACGTATCGTGTGCTGCTTTAATATATTAACCAACGCCTTGCTATGGTGCTCGAGGGATGATATCGCCGAAACTGATGGGGATGATGATGATGACCTGATTTCTTCGTTGCCGCCATTAACATCCGACAAATGGCAACCTGTTGATGATGTAGAGATAAACACCCGCATGTATCAGATAGAACTTGATACAGGAAAGCGTGTAGAGGAGAAACATCTGAGGGCTGTTTATAAAAGCGACTTTGCGCTGAAAGTGCATCCCATCCGACAATATATGAAGCTGCTACCTGAGTGGGATGGTATCGACCGTGTGAAAGAGCTATCCGACCATATCCATGCTGTTTCGGCCACACCGGATATGACCGACAAGGAGGCACAGGAGGCCATGCACTGGGCTTTTCATAAATGGATGGTGGCTGCGGTGGGCACATGGCTCGACGACCGTGTAATGAATCACTGTATTTTTACGCTCGTTGGTCCGCAGGGAAAGTATAAAACCGAGTTCTTCCGTCATCTGCTGCCACCACAGCTCCAATCCTATTTTATGGAGAACCGCACCAACTCTGTATCGCAGAAAGACGATCGTATAGCTATGCAGGAGCACTGTGTGATAGAGCTCGAGGAGGTGTCGGCTTTTGAGGGAACGGAGCTGGCTAAATTGAAAGCATTGGTTACTGCCGATAAGATAAAAGAGCGCCCTGTATATGGTCGCGCACGTGAGGAGAAACCACGTTTAGCCTCGCTATGCGCATCAACCAACGAGCAACAGATATTGACAGATGCAACCGGTAACCGGCGATGGCTTTGCTTTAAGTTAAGCGAGATTGACAGTCCGTTTGAGTGGACCATCGATTACGCACAGTTGTATGCTCAGCTACAAAAGGAGTACTATGAGGGGTTTAAGTATTACTTTTCGAAAGCCGACGAGAAGCGTGTAAAGCAACTTAACGAGCCTTTCAGGGTTATCAGCCCCGAAGAGCAGATGATTGTGATACGTTTGCGCAAGCCAAAGAAGAATGAACCTTATCAATTGATGAGTTCGCAGATGATAAACCTGTTTTTAAACTATGGCAGGCATAATAACTTTTTCTCAAATCGTAAGATAGGGGATATTATGCTCGAACTGGGATATGAAAGCATGCATAAGCGTAATGGCAACTTCTTTAAGGTTGTTGAAATCCCGCTCGACCATCAGCAAGTATATATTGCCTCCGAAGATTTTAACTTTGAATTTAAAGAGGCGGATGACGACGAAGCGGCTGAATATCAGCAACTTGGACTGCCTCTGTGA
- a CDS encoding GNAT family N-acetyltransferase, with product MIRRAELKDIPGIIELLHQVNMVHHVLRPDLFKPYTTKYNEQELEALMGDDSKPIFVFEDGGVLGHAFCMVNEVKGDKLLQDIKTLYIDDICVDENARGQHVGKALYEYVRDYAASIGCNNITLNVWDGNDAALSFYKNMGMKVQKITMEVVL from the coding sequence ATGATTAGAAGAGCAGAATTAAAAGATATACCAGGTATTATTGAACTGTTGCATCAGGTAAACATGGTGCACCATGTGTTGCGCCCCGACTTGTTTAAGCCTTATACCACCAAGTATAACGAGCAGGAGCTGGAGGCCTTGATGGGTGATGATAGCAAACCTATCTTTGTTTTCGAAGATGGGGGAGTGTTAGGTCATGCTTTTTGCATGGTAAACGAAGTAAAGGGCGACAAGTTGCTGCAGGACATCAAAACACTGTATATAGATGACATCTGTGTAGATGAAAATGCACGCGGCCAGCATGTGGGCAAGGCCTTGTACGAATACGTGCGCGATTACGCCGCATCGATTGGTTGTAACAACATCACCCTGAATGTATGGGATGGCAACGATGCCGCATTATCCTTCTACAAAAACATGGGCATGAAAGTACAGAAAATAACCATGGAAGTTGTGCTGTAA
- a CDS encoding DUF4248 domain-containing protein, translating to MLEVKDYSKQELADALYAGNIKPESRMKKLWRDINRCPDLLRDLYRLHYHSGDTGFTAQMVERIKYWLCID from the coding sequence ATGTTAGAAGTAAAAGACTATTCTAAGCAAGAACTGGCGGATGCTTTGTATGCCGGTAACATTAAACCTGAGAGCCGAATGAAAAAGTTGTGGCGCGATATTAACAGGTGCCCCGACTTGTTGCGCGATCTGTACCGCCTGCACTACCATAGCGGTGATACGGGGTTTACTGCCCAGATGGTGGAGCGCATCAAGTACTGGCTGTGTATTGACTAA
- a CDS encoding serine dehydratase subunit alpha family protein — protein sequence MISKDIREQIIALVHKEVVPAIGCTEPMAVALCTAKAKEQLGCKPEKIVALLSANILKNAMGVGIPGTGMIGLPIAIALGALIGKSEYQLEVLKDLTPEALEEGKQYITEDRIDIRLKDGKCDKLYIEIIASAGDRQETAIIAGSHTHFVSGDASYARTAASDEDDEIALNMRLVYDFATTAPLDEIRFIEEARTYNMNAAREALKGNHGHNLGKTIDRPLAKGIFGNSIYSHIISRTASACDARMGGAMIPVMSNSGSGNQGICATNPVCVYAKENENTEEELLRALMLSHLTAIYIKQSLGKLSALCGCVVASIGSSCGITYLMGGDYERICYAVKNMIANLTGMICDGAKPSCSLKITSGVSTALLSALLAMEGKCVSQDEGIVDDCVDKSIHNLTSIGAEAMCKTDDMVLNIMTSKKQVKD from the coding sequence ATGATAAGTAAAGATATACGCGAACAGATAATAGCTTTGGTGCATAAAGAGGTGGTGCCTGCTATCGGGTGTACCGAACCGATGGCGGTGGCACTGTGTACGGCAAAAGCTAAAGAGCAGTTAGGCTGTAAACCAGAAAAGATTGTGGCACTGCTGAGTGCCAATATCCTAAAGAATGCTATGGGTGTTGGTATTCCAGGCACAGGTATGATAGGACTTCCCATTGCCATCGCCCTGGGTGCGCTCATAGGCAAGAGCGAATACCAGTTGGAGGTGCTGAAGGACCTTACTCCTGAGGCACTTGAAGAGGGCAAACAATATATCACGGAGGATAGAATTGACATCCGGTTAAAGGATGGAAAGTGCGACAAACTGTACATTGAGATTATTGCATCGGCAGGCGACCGACAGGAAACGGCTATCATCGCAGGCAGTCATACCCATTTTGTTTCGGGTGATGCCAGTTACGCCAGGACTGCGGCGAGCGATGAAGATGACGAGATAGCACTGAACATGCGACTGGTGTACGACTTTGCAACTACCGCTCCTTTGGACGAGATACGTTTTATTGAGGAGGCACGCACCTACAATATGAATGCTGCCCGCGAAGCGCTGAAGGGCAACCACGGTCATAATCTGGGTAAGACCATCGATCGTCCGCTGGCCAAAGGCATCTTCGGTAACAGCATCTATTCGCACATTATTTCGCGAACAGCTTCGGCTTGTGATGCCCGTATGGGTGGCGCCATGATCCCCGTGATGAGTAACTCAGGTTCGGGTAATCAGGGCATCTGTGCCACAAACCCCGTATGTGTGTATGCCAAAGAAAACGAGAATACGGAGGAGGAACTGCTGCGTGCCCTGATGCTGAGTCATTTGACGGCCATCTATATCAAACAGAGTCTTGGAAAGCTGTCGGCACTCTGCGGTTGTGTGGTAGCCTCGATAGGTTCAAGTTGTGGCATTACCTACCTGATGGGAGGCGACTACGAGCGTATCTGCTATGCTGTAAAGAATATGATTGCCAATCTGACGGGTATGATCTGTGATGGTGCCAAACCATCGTGCTCGTTGAAGATTACCAGTGGCGTCAGCACGGCTTTGCTGTCAGCACTGCTGGCTATGGAGGGCAAATGCGTATCGCAGGACGAAGGTATCGTGGACGACTGTGTTGACAAGAGCATCCACAATCTTACCAGCATTGGTGCCGAGGCCATGTGTAAAACCGATGACATGGTTTTGAACATCATGACCTCGAAAAAGCAGGTAAAGGATTGA
- a CDS encoding DapH/DapD/GlmU-related protein produces the protein MFDIIDATGSGYKNDPRMRNVEGEMIRSHELCLKISAKKPTDPDYKGLLEELFQCKIDDSVAIVSPFYCDCGCRMTIGKNVTINKGATILSPGKVVIEDNVLIGPEVKIATVDHDLYDRHNLFHFGQVTIKENAWICIGAIICPGVTIGRNAVIAAGAVVTKDVPDNVVVGGNPARIIKKINPTHTGL, from the coding sequence ATGTTTGATATCATAGATGCTACGGGTTCTGGCTACAAGAACGACCCTCGTATGCGCAACGTGGAGGGTGAGATGATAAGAAGTCATGAGCTGTGCCTGAAAATCTCTGCCAAAAAGCCCACTGATCCTGATTATAAGGGACTGTTGGAAGAACTGTTCCAGTGCAAGATTGATGATAGTGTCGCTATCGTCTCCCCATTCTATTGCGACTGCGGATGTCGGATGACAATCGGCAAGAATGTCACTATCAACAAAGGTGCCACCATTCTCTCGCCTGGGAAGGTGGTGATAGAGGACAACGTACTGATTGGCCCCGAAGTTAAGATTGCAACGGTGGATCACGATCTCTATGATCGTCACAACCTGTTTCATTTCGGACAGGTGACCATCAAAGAGAATGCATGGATCTGTATCGGAGCCATCATCTGTCCAGGCGTAACCATCGGTAGGAATGCCGTCATTGCCGCTGGTGCTGTCGTCACAAAGGATGTACCTGACAATGTGGTCGTCGGCGGTAATCCTGCCCGAATCATCAAAAAGATTAATCCCACACATACTGGACTTTAA
- a CDS encoding N-acetylmuramoyl-L-alanine amidase: protein MRSITMIVLHCSAVKPLQTSSAAQIDTWHRQRGFKLGIGYHYVVRRNGEIEQGRPEWLAGAHCMNHNKYSIGVCYEGGLNARGQPADTRTPEQKAALRTLLADLHRRYPRAVIVGHHDLNPQKACPCIENVTQEYADLQPK, encoded by the coding sequence ATGCGGTCGATAACAATGATTGTTCTTCATTGTTCGGCAGTGAAACCCTTGCAGACTTCATCGGCAGCCCAGATAGATACATGGCATCGCCAGCGAGGTTTTAAACTCGGCATTGGCTACCATTACGTGGTCCGTCGTAACGGAGAGATAGAGCAGGGTAGACCGGAATGGCTGGCTGGGGCTCACTGCATGAACCATAACAAGTACTCCATCGGTGTGTGCTACGAAGGAGGACTGAATGCCCGCGGACAACCCGCTGATACGCGTACACCGGAACAGAAGGCGGCTCTGCGCACACTACTGGCAGATTTGCATCGCCGCTATCCCCGTGCGGTTATCGTGGGGCACCACGATCTTAATCCGCAAAAGGCCTGCCCGTGCATCGAGAACGTAACCCAGGAGTACGCCGACCTTCAGCCCAAGTAA
- a CDS encoding permease encodes MDLQSFFISLLNVVCEMAPYLLLGFFIAGVLHVFVPQRFYANYLSRNNKFSVLWAALLGVPLPLCSCGVIPTAIGLRNEKASKGAIASFLIATPQTGIDSILATFSLMGLGFAIIRPVAALITGVCGGLLVNRLVREDDISSIDNCSCEVESGNRIWRVLRYAYYDMLRDIGLRLLIGLIVAALIQVAVPDEFFLSFGSQPLLQMLVILIIAVPMYICSTGSIPVAAALMMKGLSPGAALVMLMAGPAVNLASILVVHKSMGRRFTSIYLMTIVGFAVLFGLLLNATGLDFAVAVQDACCMNESAMPSVFKIVCATVLTLLIIFALMMKFFSKFTTKKTLAPDVTIYRVEDMHCSHCEAAVVRAVEDLPGVEKAKASASANTLTIKGTATEEAIRTAVEGIGYTFKGRK; translated from the coding sequence ATGGATTTACAGAGTTTCTTTATATCGCTTTTGAATGTAGTTTGCGAGATGGCTCCCTACCTGCTGTTGGGATTCTTCATCGCAGGCGTGCTGCACGTGTTCGTGCCGCAGAGGTTTTATGCAAATTATCTTTCGCGTAACAATAAGTTTTCGGTGCTTTGGGCGGCGCTGTTAGGTGTGCCACTGCCGTTGTGTTCGTGCGGAGTAATCCCAACTGCTATTGGTTTGAGGAACGAGAAGGCTTCGAAGGGAGCCATTGCCTCGTTCTTGATTGCCACACCACAGACGGGTATCGACTCCATTTTGGCCACATTCTCGCTGATGGGACTTGGCTTTGCCATTATCCGTCCTGTGGCTGCACTTATCACCGGTGTTTGTGGTGGACTGCTGGTGAACCGACTGGTTCGCGAAGATGATATCTCCAGCATCGACAACTGTTCGTGTGAGGTGGAAAGTGGAAACAGAATTTGGCGTGTTCTGCGATATGCCTATTACGATATGCTTCGCGACATCGGTCTGCGACTGCTTATCGGACTGATAGTAGCAGCGCTGATTCAGGTGGCTGTGCCTGATGAGTTTTTCCTCAGTTTCGGCAGTCAGCCATTGTTGCAGATGCTGGTGATTCTGATCATTGCAGTGCCGATGTATATCTGTTCTACGGGTAGCATCCCCGTGGCAGCCGCGCTGATGATGAAGGGGCTCTCGCCTGGTGCAGCATTAGTGATGCTGATGGCAGGGCCTGCCGTTAATCTCGCATCAATCCTGGTGGTTCATAAGTCGATGGGGCGCCGTTTTACATCGATTTATCTGATGACCATCGTAGGCTTTGCCGTTCTCTTCGGCCTGCTGCTCAATGCTACGGGGCTCGACTTTGCCGTTGCCGTTCAGGATGCTTGTTGCATGAATGAATCGGCTATGCCAAGTGTGTTCAAGATTGTTTGTGCCACAGTATTAACATTATTAATTATATTTGCGCTTATGATGAAGTTTTTTAGCAAGTTTACCACCAAAAAAACGTTAGCCCCCGATGTAACCATCTATCGCGTTGAGGACATGCATTGCAGTCATTGCGAGGCTGCCGTGGTTCGTGCCGTTGAGGATTTGCCTGGCGTTGAGAAAGCTAAGGCCAGTGCATCTGCCAACACCCTTACTATCAAAGGTACTGCCACCGAAGAGGCCATCCGCACAGCGGTTGAAGGTATTGGTTATACGTTCAAGGGACGAAAGTAG
- a CDS encoding flavodoxin family protein — protein MKVLILQGSPRANGNTAWMAEEYKKAAEAAGHEVTLVNVAKKKIAGCLACEYCHTKGNGTCIQKDDMQELCPMMNEAEVIVLAAPIYYFTICAQIQAAIQRMYCVNKPANVRKMALLISSYSPGVYDGAKAEFRDICNYWKVENMGFVTAKIDEQKTEETKRKVVALASII, from the coding sequence ATGAAGGTTTTGATTTTACAAGGCTCTCCAAGAGCTAATGGAAACACCGCTTGGATGGCGGAAGAGTACAAGAAGGCTGCCGAGGCAGCAGGTCATGAGGTGACACTGGTGAACGTAGCTAAAAAGAAGATTGCAGGCTGCTTGGCATGCGAGTACTGTCATACGAAGGGCAACGGCACCTGCATCCAGAAGGACGACATGCAGGAACTCTGTCCCATGATGAACGAGGCCGAGGTAATTGTACTGGCTGCACCCATCTACTACTTTACAATCTGTGCACAGATTCAGGCTGCTATCCAGCGCATGTACTGCGTAAACAAGCCAGCCAACGTGAGGAAGATGGCGCTGCTGATATCGTCGTACTCGCCTGGTGTATATGATGGTGCTAAAGCCGAGTTCCGCGATATCTGCAACTACTGGAAGGTAGAGAACATGGGCTTTGTTACTGCCAAGATTGACGAGCAGAAGACCGAGGAAACCAAACGGAAGGTAGTGGCACTTGCTTCGATAATATAA
- a CDS encoding cation diffusion facilitator family transporter yields the protein MDRSQEIIRTSWIGIVANVLLAGFKAAVGILASSVAIVMDAVNNLSDALSSVITIVGTKLSQRPADRKHPFGFGRIEYFSAIIIAVIVLSAGITSLIESVKKIFDPTEPEYTTTTLVVIVVAIVVKLILGQYVKKKGEQLKSDALIASGSDALFDAVITLATLISAGVMLLWGVSLDGILGALISVVIIKAGIEMLASPVNELLGTSISADFAKQIQKEVADFEGVHGVFDLILHNYGPDVKIGSLHINVYDTMTAHEIHGLTRRISTQMYVKHGIIMTVGVYAIATGDNKRAELQATVTQTLAAHKDIVQVHGFYYSEKRKYLSVDVVPDISVHDEAAFISQLTAELQPLVPDQQVVVVVDHNYSE from the coding sequence ATGGATCGTAGTCAAGAAATCATCCGTACCAGTTGGATTGGTATTGTAGCCAACGTGCTGTTGGCTGGCTTTAAGGCCGCTGTAGGAATACTGGCCAGTAGTGTAGCTATTGTGATGGATGCCGTGAACAATCTGAGCGATGCACTGTCGAGTGTCATCACCATCGTAGGCACCAAGCTCTCGCAGCGTCCTGCCGACAGAAAGCATCCCTTTGGTTTTGGCCGCATCGAGTATTTCAGCGCCATCATCATTGCCGTTATTGTTCTGTCGGCAGGTATCACCTCGCTCATCGAGTCGGTGAAGAAAATCTTCGACCCTACGGAGCCAGAATACACTACGACGACACTGGTGGTTATTGTGGTGGCCATTGTGGTAAAACTCATCCTCGGCCAGTATGTGAAGAAGAAGGGCGAACAACTGAAGAGCGATGCGCTGATTGCCTCCGGCTCTGATGCGCTGTTCGATGCCGTTATCACGCTGGCAACGCTTATCTCGGCTGGTGTTATGCTGCTGTGGGGTGTATCGCTGGATGGTATTCTGGGTGCACTGATTTCGGTTGTGATTATCAAGGCTGGTATCGAGATGCTGGCTTCGCCTGTCAACGAACTGCTGGGAACGAGCATTTCGGCAGATTTCGCCAAACAGATTCAGAAGGAGGTCGCAGACTTTGAGGGAGTTCATGGTGTCTTCGACCTGATACTGCATAACTACGGTCCAGACGTAAAGATTGGTTCGCTGCACATCAACGTTTATGATACGATGACAGCCCATGAGATTCACGGACTGACACGACGGATTTCTACGCAGATGTATGTGAAGCATGGTATTATCATGACTGTTGGCGTATATGCCATCGCTACGGGCGATAACAAGCGGGCCGAGTTGCAGGCAACGGTGACACAGACCCTTGCAGCCCACAAGGACATCGTACAGGTGCATGGCTTCTACTATTCAGAGAAAAGGAAGTATCTGTCTGTAGATGTTGTGCCTGATATCTCCGTCCACGACGAGGCAGCCTTTATCAGTCAGCTTACCGCAGAACTTCAGCCGTTAGTGCCCGACCAGCAAGTGGTTGTCGTAGTGGATCATAACTATAGTGAATAG
- a CDS encoding anaerobic C4-dicarboxylate transporter family protein has product MVTFLVILQLFIVLALIFIGARVGGIGLGIYGMVGVFILVFIFGMHPGKVPIDVMLIIASVITATAALQAAGGLDYMVGLAARFLRKHPTHITYYGPLTTWLFCLVAGTAHTSYSLLPIISEIAKNSKIRPERPMTVATIAASLGITGSPMSAATAAVISTDLLGGQGIELKDILLVCIPASLIAILVASFVQNRVGKELEDDPEYQRRVREGLIDPEAEAMAMAQMEQSPNPRAKWSVLAFLLGVVLVIVFGSAPSLRPSFEVDGVVTQLSMPETIEILMMSMAAVILLVGKASVKQAVSGNIFSAGMNAMIAIFGIAWMGDTFFNGNLEFFKSHIADVVTQYPFLFSVALFIMSIMLFSQAATVRTLFPLGIGLGIPPLALVAMFPAVNGYFFFPNYPTEVAAINFDTTGTTRIGKYVLNHSFQLSGFITTFVSIGVGYLIITFLY; this is encoded by the coding sequence ATGGTGACATTCTTGGTTATTTTACAACTGTTTATCGTATTGGCCCTTATATTTATCGGCGCCAGGGTTGGTGGAATCGGACTGGGCATCTACGGTATGGTGGGTGTGTTCATACTCGTGTTTATCTTCGGCATGCATCCCGGCAAGGTACCCATTGATGTGATGCTGATCATAGCATCGGTAATTACGGCTACGGCGGCGCTGCAGGCTGCTGGTGGCTTGGATTACATGGTAGGATTGGCAGCCAGGTTCCTGCGTAAGCACCCTACACACATTACTTATTATGGTCCGCTCACCACCTGGTTGTTCTGCTTGGTAGCAGGCACAGCCCATACCTCTTACTCGCTGCTGCCTATTATCTCGGAGATTGCCAAGAATTCTAAGATACGTCCGGAGCGCCCCATGACGGTGGCCACCATCGCGGCCTCGTTAGGTATCACAGGTTCGCCCATGTCGGCGGCTACGGCAGCTGTTATATCCACCGACCTGCTTGGCGGACAGGGCATAGAACTGAAGGATATCCTGCTGGTGTGTATCCCAGCCTCGCTGATAGCCATCCTGGTGGCTTCGTTTGTGCAGAACCGTGTGGGCAAGGAACTTGAAGATGATCCCGAATACCAGCGCCGTGTACGTGAAGGACTGATTGACCCGGAAGCCGAAGCCATGGCGATGGCACAGATGGAGCAGAGTCCCAATCCACGTGCCAAGTGGAGTGTGCTGGCATTCCTGTTGGGCGTTGTGCTAGTGATTGTTTTTGGTAGCGCTCCTTCGCTGCGTCCATCGTTCGAGGTTGACGGCGTGGTTACCCAGCTATCGATGCCTGAGACCATCGAGATACTGATGATGTCGATGGCAGCAGTGATTCTGCTGGTTGGTAAGGCCAGTGTGAAGCAGGCTGTGAGCGGCAATATATTCAGTGCAGGTATGAATGCCATGATAGCCATCTTTGGTATTGCCTGGATGGGCGACACCTTCTTTAATGGCAACCTGGAGTTCTTTAAGAGTCACATAGCCGACGTGGTAACACAGTATCCGTTCCTGTTCAGCGTGGCCCTGTTTATCATGAGTATCATGCTGTTCTCGCAGGCAGCCACGGTACGCACGCTCTTCCCGCTGGGTATTGGCTTGGGCATTCCGCCATTGGCACTCGTGGCTATGTTCCCCGCTGTCAACGGTTACTTCTTCTTCCCCAACTATCCTACCGAGGTGGCAGCCATCAACTTTGATACCACGGGTACTACCCGTATCGGCAAGTACGTGCTTAACCACTCGTTCCAGCTTTCGGGCTTTATCACCACTTTTGTGAGCATTGGCGTAGGCTATCTTATTATAACATTCCTATATTAA